A region from the Salicibibacter cibarius genome encodes:
- the odhB gene encoding 2-oxoglutarate dehydrogenase complex dihydrolipoyllysine-residue succinyltransferase: MAEIKVPELAESITEGTIAEWLKKPGDFVEKGEAVAELETDKVNVELNAEQSGVLQEIISEEGADVSVGDVVATLDENATEGSSGTSGESETKEEDSKGEKEETQADKREGDNKEAKTETASQQESSETAEDASSEHVVASPAARKLAREKGINLDDIPVRDPLGRVRKEDVESYESNKAAQKQTSTQKSASENDEESDEFGGKPVERERMSRRRQTIANRLVDVQQSTAMLTTFNEVDMSAIMDLRKRKKESFQEKHDGTKLGMMSFFTKGVIGALKQYPLLNAEIQGKDIIKKNFYDIGMAVSTDNGLVVPVVRDADRLSFAGIEEEVGRLSKKARDNKLGLDDLQGGTFTITNGGVFGSLLSTPILNTPQVGILGMHTIQWRPVAIDKERMENRPMMYTALSYDHRIVDGKEAVSFLVTLKQLLEEPENLLLEG, translated from the coding sequence ATGGCAGAAATAAAAGTACCAGAGCTTGCGGAATCGATCACAGAAGGAACGATTGCCGAATGGTTGAAAAAACCGGGCGATTTTGTCGAAAAGGGAGAAGCGGTTGCCGAGCTGGAAACCGATAAAGTAAACGTAGAATTGAACGCAGAACAATCAGGAGTCCTACAAGAAATCATTAGCGAAGAAGGAGCAGACGTCTCCGTCGGAGACGTCGTTGCCACCCTGGATGAAAACGCTACGGAAGGAAGTAGCGGAACATCCGGAGAATCCGAAACAAAAGAAGAGGATTCCAAAGGCGAGAAAGAAGAAACGCAAGCGGATAAAAGGGAAGGCGACAACAAAGAAGCGAAAACCGAAACCGCTTCGCAGCAAGAAAGTTCCGAGACTGCGGAAGATGCGTCATCCGAGCATGTTGTTGCCTCTCCCGCTGCCCGCAAACTTGCACGGGAAAAAGGCATTAACCTTGACGATATCCCGGTTCGGGATCCGCTGGGTCGAGTGCGAAAAGAAGATGTTGAATCATATGAATCAAATAAAGCGGCACAAAAACAAACGTCCACACAAAAAAGCGCTTCTGAAAACGATGAAGAAAGCGATGAGTTCGGCGGAAAACCGGTGGAACGCGAACGCATGTCAAGACGCCGGCAAACGATTGCCAATCGTCTCGTAGACGTCCAACAGTCCACCGCTATGCTCACGACATTCAATGAAGTGGATATGTCTGCCATCATGGATTTAAGAAAACGAAAAAAAGAATCTTTCCAGGAGAAACACGATGGCACAAAACTGGGTATGATGTCTTTCTTTACGAAAGGTGTTATCGGTGCGCTTAAGCAATATCCGCTCCTGAATGCGGAAATCCAGGGCAAAGACATTATCAAAAAGAATTTCTACGATATCGGCATGGCTGTTTCCACCGATAACGGTCTCGTCGTACCCGTTGTGCGCGATGCCGACCGCTTAAGCTTTGCCGGCATCGAAGAAGAGGTTGGCAGACTCTCGAAGAAAGCCCGGGATAATAAATTAGGCTTGGATGATTTACAAGGAGGGACCTTCACCATCACGAACGGCGGTGTCTTCGGCTCCTTATTGTCCACTCCAATCTTGAACACACCGCAAGTCGGGATCCTCGGCATGCATACCATTCAATGGCGTCCGGTTGCCATTGATAAAGAACGAATGGAAAACAGACCGATGATGTATACCGCTCTATCGTATGACCACCGAATCGTCGATGGAAAAGAAGCCGTAAGCTTTCTCGTCACATTAAAACAGTTGCTTGAAGAGCCGGAAAATCTATTGTTGGAAGGATAG